From the genome of Vitis riparia cultivar Riparia Gloire de Montpellier isolate 1030 chromosome 11, EGFV_Vit.rip_1.0, whole genome shotgun sequence:
ttattttgacatgaaaccgAAAAAGAATTACTACCAATTGCCATTTGAGGTTGTTCTTGTGGATCATGGAGCTCCTTAAGGATGTAGAGTCCAGAGCATtcctcagcattgccaatcgtcttccccgaatCCAAATCCTGAAATTCACAGTGAGTGGAGGAAAAATTAGTAATACACCTCTTTTCCTTAGTGAGTTTACTAATTGACAATAGATTACAGTCCAAGTTAGGAACAAGGAGAACAGAGTTGAGAGTAAGATCCCTTGATAGCACAACTGAACCTGTTCCGGCAACCTTTGATAGTGAACCATCTGCTATTCGGACTGTTAAATTATTTGGACATGAGCTATATGTATCAAAAATTGTCGCATCTCCCGTCATATGATTAGATGCTCCTGAGTCCACGATCCAAGGTTTTTTACGTTTCTTACCAACAGTAAAGGCActcaaaaaattacctttgtgaGCCAAGGTTCCGGAACCAATGAGCTGGTTGGAAGATGAGCCAGTTTGTGACTGTACTGACAAAAGAGGAGACAGTAGTTTCTGAAGCATCTCCATTTGCTCCTTATTAAAAGGGCTAGCTTCAGGTTGTGGCGATTGTTCATCGGTAGCCACATGATTGCCTCGTCCTTCTTTCTCAAGTGGTTGACGTGGCTTCCAATCTACTGGCTTTCCATGAATCTTCCAGCAAGTTTCTCTTGAGTGTCCCGGCTTTCTGCAATGATCACACCAAGGTCtacctcctttaattttttgacgGTTGTCAAAAGGAGCGAATTGAATCTTAAGAGCCGAGCTTTCTGCCATATTCAGTTGTTGATGGGATCccatcatgagatttttccGACTTTCTTCGCGACGCACTTCAGAGAATGCCTCTCTGAGGCTAGGTAGAGGTTTTACTCCCATGATTCTTCCTCTGATTTCATCAAGATTTTTGttcaaacctaacaaaaatttaaacacacGTTTCCCTTCGACAATCTTTTTATACAACAAACTATCTGTAACACAATTCCAGTTATGAACCTCAAACGTATCAAGTTGACGCCATAGACGAGTAAGAGTATTGAAATATTCAGTTACCGTAAGGTTTCCTTGACGCAAATCGTGGAGGATGCCTTCAATCTGGATGATTTCAGATGTGTTTTCCTTGTCTGAGAAAGTTTCTTTTGCAATGTCCCAAATTTCTTTGGCAGTATCAAATGacagaaaattttcaccaatgtCAGGGGTCATAGAGTTGACTAGCCAGGACATGACCATATTATTTTCTGCTATCCACTTCTTGTAGGTTGATGCTGTGGTTTCTGGTGCCACCGAAGCTCCGGTgatgtagtcatctttctcctttccccgtataaacattaatatggattgagaccattgcaaataattttgccCATTCAGTTTATGGGCTGTGATTGGCAGATGAGAGGTTTCCATCTGATGAGAGGATGAAGACGATGAGATGATGATATCAGAAGTAGAGGATGATGAGTTGGTAGCCATTCCAAAGGCTGGACCGTATTTAGGCATAACCTAGAAGAATAGAattgagtagaaaaaaaaaaaactgactaAAGATGAAGACGATGAGACAGGATTAAAcctgctttgataccatgaagaatttgaagactaactatggaggaacatagactcaattcattctatgatactcactttacaatgaaagaaagcataaataaataacctacagatatgagacaattccggACTGGTACACTATCACCGGACTgaatttcccttacatggaaagagaataaactcttacatggaaagtgaataaactattacatggaaagagaataaactcttacatggaaagtgaataaactaccttgctagaattactcctaaatcaattataataaaggctGTATATTACACTAATTTAGGGAAGTAAACAGAGGATGCTAACTATGGGGAGGAACGCACAGGATGGAAGgcgacgtgggcttgatttccaacacATGTAGACAACTTAGGAGTCATGAGGGTCTTTTAAAcctaaaaatgatcaaatttatACAGTTGGAAGCAATATCattacaaattatatcataattgATCATCAACTCTAGGAGTCTATTTGATTCCTcacaaaaaaatgtttatctATTTAACCTTGCAATTTCGTAAACACAATAAAAACATTATGTATGCATAGGGGTGAGAATATCGTGTGTATATAAAAggtgattgtgatatctcacaatatatatgtaaatatataaattctttttgGTAATGTAAATGCGCTTTAAAATTGTAAGAGATCCTTCACTTAGATCAATTAATATTTACATTGGCCAGAGCAAGTTATTACGTGAAGTATCTTTTAAAGTCATTATGTATattgtagtttttttattactaattaataaaaattaaagagacAATT
Proteins encoded in this window:
- the LOC117924956 gene encoding uncharacterized protein LOC117924956, whose translation is MPKYGPAFGMATNSSSSTSDIIISSSSSSHQMETSHLPITAHKLNGQNYLQWSQSILMFIRGKEKDDYITGASVAPETTASTYKKWIAENNMVMSWLVNSMTPDIGENFLSFDTAKEIWDIAKETFSDKENTSEIIQIEGILHDLRQGNLTVTEYFNTLTRLWRQLDTFEVHNWNCVTDSLLYKKIVEGKRVFKFLLGLNKNLDEIRGRIMGVKPLPSLREAFSEVRREESRKNLMMGSHQQLNMAESSALKIQFAPFDNRQKIKGGRPWCDHCRKPGHSRETCWKIHGKPVDWKPRQPLEKEGRGNHVATDEQSPQPEASPFNKEQMEMLQKLLSPLLSVQSQTGSSSNQLIGSGTLAHKGFGFGEDDWQC